One part of the Fusobacterium pseudoperiodonticum genome encodes these proteins:
- the citG gene encoding triphosphoribosyl-dephospho-CoA synthase CitG, with the protein MKMNNKNIATLATKALLYEVSISPKAGLVSRLSNGSHKDMNFYTFIDSSLALHNYFLNCFDYGQENLFSCPNFFKNLREFGKVAEKDMYEATKGINTHKGTIFSMGILLAVLGVHLKENEKIDLKILSEKIKEMCKPLLNELEDADSISTYGEKAYKEYHLTGARGLAISGYEIVLLDGINKLKDFCKTLDFETACILLLFYYMSVLDDTNIVNRASITTLKEVQILSKELFEQHRKTLVKENIKNSMSKLNDIFIEKNISAGGSADLLILTIFIHLLTDEE; encoded by the coding sequence ATGAAAATGAATAATAAAAATATTGCTACTTTGGCAACAAAAGCTCTATTATATGAGGTTAGTATAAGCCCAAAAGCAGGACTTGTTAGTCGTCTTAGTAATGGTTCGCATAAAGACATGAATTTTTATACATTTATTGATTCAAGTTTGGCACTACATAACTATTTCTTGAATTGCTTTGATTACGGACAAGAGAATCTTTTTTCTTGTCCTAATTTTTTTAAGAACTTGAGAGAGTTTGGAAAAGTAGCAGAAAAAGATATGTATGAAGCTACAAAGGGTATCAACACTCATAAGGGAACTATTTTTTCTATGGGGATTTTACTTGCTGTTTTAGGTGTACATTTAAAAGAAAATGAAAAAATTGACCTAAAAATTTTAAGTGAAAAGATAAAAGAAATGTGTAAGCCACTTTTAAATGAGTTGGAAGATGCAGATAGTATTTCTACCTATGGAGAAAAGGCGTACAAGGAATATCATTTGACAGGTGCAAGAGGACTTGCTATTTCTGGCTATGAAATAGTTTTGCTAGATGGTATCAATAAATTAAAAGATTTTTGTAAGACTTTAGATTTTGAAACAGCTTGTATACTTCTATTGTTTTACTATATGTCTGTTTTAGATGACACAAATATAGTAAATAGAGCAAGTATTACAACACTTAAAGAAGTTCAAATCCTATCTAAAGAGCTTTTTGAACAACATAGAAAAACATTAGTAAAAGAAAATATTAAAAATTCTATGTCAAAATTAAATGATATTTTCATAGAAAAAAATATAAGTGCTGGTGGTAGTGCAGATTTACTAATTTTGACAATTTTTATACATTTATTAACAGATGAGGAGTAA
- the citF gene encoding citrate lyase subunit alpha, with protein sequence MKFNKNAVGREIPEYLEGIGELVPFKGVDAIKPTKNKAGAKLRMRIQDEKKLVASIEEAIKKSGLKDGMTISFHHHMRNGDTVVNEVLDIISKMGIKDLTLAPSSLSSCHGPVIDHIKSGVVTGIQSSGLREPLGDEISKGILKKPVIIRSHGGRARAVEDGELHIDVAFIAAPSCDEMGNMNGRIGKSACGSMGYAIVDAQYADHVIAITDNLVPFPNLPASIDQTLVDTVVVVDSIGDPKKIVSGAIRDSDNPRDLLIAKNAVDVIVNSGYFKDGFVYQTGTGGASLSVTKLLKEEMIKQNIKASLGLGGITSQLVSLLEEGLMDALFDTQSFDLDAVRSIAENPKHYEISASFYANPNTPGPAVNNLTFVMLSALEIDKDFNVNVMTKSDGTINQAVGGHQDTAAGARISVILAPLMRARIPIIVDKVTTVCTPGEAVDVICTDYGIVVNPRRKDLIETLTKAGVELKTIEEMKEMAEQLTGKPDPVEFTDEIVGVVQYRDGSIIDVIKKVKE encoded by the coding sequence ATGAAATTTAATAAAAATGCAGTTGGTAGAGAAATTCCTGAATACTTAGAAGGAATTGGAGAATTAGTTCCTTTTAAAGGTGTGGATGCAATAAAACCAACTAAAAATAAAGCTGGAGCAAAATTAAGAATGAGAATTCAAGATGAAAAGAAACTTGTTGCCAGCATAGAAGAAGCAATTAAAAAATCAGGATTAAAAGATGGAATGACTATATCTTTCCACCACCATATGAGAAATGGAGATACAGTTGTAAATGAAGTTTTAGATATAATTTCTAAAATGGGAATTAAAGATTTAACTTTAGCTCCAAGTTCATTATCATCTTGTCATGGTCCTGTTATTGATCATATAAAAAGTGGAGTTGTTACAGGAATTCAATCAAGTGGACTTCGTGAACCTTTAGGAGATGAAATTTCAAAAGGTATACTTAAAAAACCTGTTATCATAAGAAGCCATGGTGGAAGAGCAAGAGCAGTTGAAGATGGAGAATTACATATAGATGTTGCTTTTATTGCAGCACCTAGTTGTGATGAAATGGGAAATATGAATGGAAGAATAGGTAAGAGTGCTTGTGGATCTATGGGATATGCAATAGTTGATGCTCAATATGCAGACCATGTTATAGCTATTACAGATAACTTAGTTCCTTTCCCTAACTTACCTGCAAGTATAGATCAAACTTTAGTTGATACTGTTGTAGTTGTGGATAGTATAGGAGATCCTAAAAAGATAGTTTCAGGAGCAATAAGAGATTCTGATAATCCAAGAGATTTATTAATTGCTAAAAATGCAGTTGATGTAATAGTTAACTCAGGATATTTTAAAGATGGATTTGTTTATCAAACAGGTACAGGTGGAGCAAGTTTATCAGTTACAAAACTTTTAAAAGAAGAAATGATAAAGCAAAACATAAAAGCTTCTTTAGGACTAGGAGGAATAACTTCTCAATTAGTTAGCTTACTTGAAGAAGGTTTAATGGATGCTCTATTTGATACTCAATCATTTGACCTAGATGCAGTAAGATCAATAGCAGAAAATCCTAAACATTATGAAATATCAGCATCATTCTATGCTAATCCTAATACTCCAGGACCAGCTGTAAATAATTTAACTTTTGTTATGTTAAGTGCTTTAGAAATAGATAAGGACTTCAATGTAAATGTTATGACTAAGTCTGATGGTACTATAAACCAAGCAGTTGGAGGACACCAAGACACAGCTGCTGGGGCTAGAATCAGTGTAATATTAGCACCTCTTATGAGAGCAAGAATCCCTATAATAGTTGATAAGGTTACAACTGTATGTACTCCAGGAGAAGCAGTAGATGTTATCTGTACTGACTATGGAATAGTAGTAAATCCTAGAAGAAAAGATTTAATAGAAACTTTAACAAAAGCTGGGGTTGAATTAAAAACTATTGAAGAAATGAAAGAAATGGCAGAACAATTAACTGGTAAACCTGATCCTGTTGAATTCACTGATGAAATTGTTGGTGTAGTTCAATATAGAGATGGTTCTATCATAGATGTTATCAAAAAAGTAAAAGAATAA
- the pnp gene encoding polyribonucleotide nucleotidyltransferase has product MFDEKIMELELAGRILKVSTGKISRQSSGAIVIQYGDTVVLSTANRSKEARKGADFFPLTVDYVEKFYSTGKFPGGFNKREGRPSTNATLIARLIDRPIRPMFPEGFNYDVHIVNTVLSYDEVNTPDYLGIIGSSLALMISDIPFLGPVAGVTVGYKNGEFILNPSPAELEESELDLSVAGTKDAVNMVEAGAKELDEETMLKAIMFAHDNIKKICEFQEVFAKLYGKENIEFTKEEVLPLVKDFIDTNGHKRLQEAVLTTGKKNREEAVDSLEEELLNKFIGENYPDVPEEELPEDVIAEFKTYYHDLMKKLVREAILYHKHRVDGRTTTEIRPLDAQINVLPIPHGSALFTRGETQSLAITTLGTKSDEQLIDDLEKEYYKKFYLHYNFPPYSVGEVGRMGSPGRRELGHGSLAERALRYVIPSEEEFPYTIRVVSEITESNGSSSQASICGGSLSLMSAGVPIKEHVAGIAMGLIKEGEEFTVLTDIMGLEDHLGDMDFKVAGTKSGITALQMDIKITGITEEIMRIALNQAHEARQQILELMNNTISKPAELKSNVPRIQQITIPKDKIAVLIGPGGKNIKSIIDQTGATVDITDDGLVSVFAQDAEVLEKTLKLIDSFVREVEYNEVYEGRVVSIMKFGAFMEILPGKEGLLHISEISPERVEKVEDVLSVGDVFKVRVISMEGGKISLSKKKV; this is encoded by the coding sequence ATGTTTGATGAAAAAATTATGGAGCTAGAGCTTGCTGGAAGAATTTTAAAAGTATCTACTGGTAAAATCTCTAGACAATCTAGTGGAGCTATTGTTATTCAATACGGTGATACAGTTGTTTTATCTACTGCTAACCGTAGTAAAGAAGCTAGAAAGGGAGCTGACTTTTTCCCTTTAACTGTTGACTATGTGGAAAAATTCTATTCTACTGGTAAATTCCCTGGAGGTTTTAACAAAAGAGAAGGAAGACCTTCAACAAATGCTACTTTGATAGCTAGACTTATTGACAGACCAATAAGACCAATGTTCCCTGAAGGTTTCAACTATGATGTACATATTGTTAATACAGTTCTATCATATGATGAAGTAAATACACCTGATTACTTAGGTATAATCGGTTCTTCACTTGCACTTATGATTTCTGATATTCCATTCTTAGGACCTGTTGCAGGGGTTACAGTTGGATACAAAAATGGAGAATTTATTTTAAACCCTTCTCCTGCTGAATTAGAAGAAAGTGAACTTGATCTTTCTGTTGCAGGAACAAAAGATGCTGTAAACATGGTTGAAGCAGGAGCAAAAGAATTAGATGAAGAAACTATGTTAAAAGCTATTATGTTTGCACATGACAACATCAAAAAAATCTGTGAATTTCAAGAAGTTTTTGCTAAATTATATGGAAAAGAAAATATAGAATTTACAAAAGAAGAAGTTTTACCTCTTGTTAAAGACTTCATCGATACAAATGGACACAAAAGATTACAAGAAGCTGTATTAACTACAGGTAAGAAAAATAGAGAAGAAGCTGTTGATTCTTTAGAAGAAGAATTATTGAATAAATTCATAGGAGAAAATTATCCTGATGTTCCTGAAGAAGAATTACCAGAAGATGTAATTGCTGAATTTAAAACTTACTATCATGATTTAATGAAAAAATTAGTAAGAGAAGCTATTCTATATCATAAACACAGAGTTGATGGAAGAACTACTACAGAAATTAGACCTCTAGATGCTCAAATTAATGTTTTACCTATTCCACATGGGTCAGCTCTATTTACAAGAGGAGAAACTCAATCTCTTGCTATAACTACATTAGGAACTAAATCTGATGAACAATTGATAGATGATTTAGAAAAAGAATACTATAAAAAATTCTACCTACACTATAACTTCCCTCCATACTCAGTTGGAGAAGTTGGAAGAATGGGATCACCTGGAAGAAGAGAATTAGGACATGGATCTCTTGCTGAAAGAGCTTTAAGATATGTTATCCCTAGCGAAGAAGAATTCCCTTACACTATAAGAGTTGTTTCTGAAATAACAGAATCTAATGGTTCATCTTCACAAGCTTCTATCTGTGGAGGTTCATTATCACTTATGTCTGCTGGAGTTCCTATAAAAGAACATGTTGCAGGTATAGCTATGGGACTTATCAAAGAAGGAGAAGAATTCACTGTTTTAACAGATATAATGGGACTTGAAGACCACTTAGGAGATATGGACTTTAAAGTTGCTGGTACTAAATCTGGTATCACAGCTCTACAAATGGATATTAAAATCACAGGTATAACTGAAGAAATCATGAGAATTGCTTTAAATCAAGCTCATGAAGCTAGACAACAAATATTAGAACTTATGAACAATACAATTTCTAAACCTGCTGAATTAAAATCTAATGTACCTAGAATTCAACAAATCACTATTCCAAAAGATAAGATTGCTGTTCTTATTGGACCAGGTGGAAAAAATATTAAGAGTATCATAGATCAAACAGGTGCTACTGTTGATATAACAGATGATGGACTTGTATCTGTTTTCGCTCAAGATGCTGAAGTTTTAGAAAAGACTTTAAAACTTATAGATTCTTTTGTTAGAGAAGTTGAATACAACGAAGTTTATGAAGGGCGTGTTGTTTCTATAATGAAATTTGGTGCATTTATGGAAATTTTACCTGGTAAAGAAGGTTTACTACATATATCTGAAATCTCTCCTGAAAGAGTTGAAAAAGTTGAAGATGTACTTTCAGTTGGAGATGTTTTCAAAGTTAGAGTTATTTCTATGGAAGGTGGAAAAATCTCTTTAAGTAAGAAAAAAGTTTAA
- the citE gene encoding citrate (pro-3S)-lyase subunit beta: MAIRDRLRRTMMFLPGNNPSMITDAHIYKPDSIMIDLEDAVSVNQKDAARFLVSEALKAIDYKTTERVVRVNGLDTPFGADDIRAIVKAGVDVIRLPKTDNPDEIVAVDKLITEVEREIGKEGETLLMAAIESAAGIMNVKEIALASKRLMGIALGAEDYVTNLKTSRSKHGWELYYAREAIVLAARNAGIYCFDTVYSDVNNIEGFRNEVQFIKDLGFDGKSCIHPKQVRIVHEIYTPSQKEIEKSIRIINGAKEAEAKGSGVISVDGKMVDNPIIMRAQRVLDLAKASGIYKED; the protein is encoded by the coding sequence ATGGCAATTAGAGATAGATTAAGAAGAACAATGATGTTTCTACCTGGAAACAATCCGTCAATGATTACAGATGCTCATATCTATAAACCAGACTCTATAATGATTGACTTAGAAGATGCAGTAAGTGTAAATCAAAAAGATGCTGCTAGATTTTTAGTTTCTGAAGCATTAAAAGCTATAGATTACAAAACAACTGAAAGAGTTGTAAGAGTAAATGGACTTGACACTCCATTTGGAGCAGATGACATAAGAGCAATTGTAAAAGCTGGAGTAGATGTAATAAGACTTCCTAAGACTGATAATCCAGATGAAATAGTTGCTGTGGATAAACTTATCACAGAAGTTGAAAGAGAAATTGGTAAAGAAGGAGAAACTTTACTAATGGCAGCTATAGAAAGTGCTGCGGGAATTATGAATGTTAAAGAAATAGCTCTTGCAAGTAAAAGACTTATGGGAATAGCTCTAGGAGCAGAAGACTATGTTACTAACTTAAAGACTTCAAGAAGTAAACATGGTTGGGAGCTATACTATGCAAGAGAAGCAATAGTTCTTGCTGCTAGAAATGCAGGAATCTATTGTTTTGACACTGTTTATTCTGATGTTAATAACATAGAAGGTTTTAGAAATGAAGTACAATTTATTAAAGATTTAGGATTTGATGGAAAATCTTGTATACATCCTAAGCAAGTTAGAATAGTACATGAAATTTATACACCTAGTCAAAAAGAAATTGAAAAATCAATCAGAATTATAAATGGAGCAAAAGAAGCTGAAGCTAAGGGTTCAGGAGTTATATCTGTTGATGGTAAAATGGTTGATAACCCAATTATTATGAGAGCTCAAAGAGTGCTAGACTTAGCAAAAGCTAGTGGGATTTATAAGGAGGACTAA
- a CDS encoding 2-hydroxycarboxylate transporter family protein, protein MAKKNFKELFDPKESKWGGISLPMFLAALVVVAIVVYVPFGLDKEGNPGSFLRPNFLIMFSALAVFGLLFGEIGDRIPIWDEYVGGGTILVFFMAAIFGTYHLVPEKFMEAVDVFYNKQPVNFLEMFIPALIVGSVLTVDRKTLIKSISGYIPLIIVGVFGASVCGIAVGFIFGKTPQDVMMNYVLPIMGGGTGAGAIPMSEIWSAKTGRPAGEWFGFAISILSIANIFAIICGALLKKVGEAKPSLTGNGELIIDNSKEAIRDKEVEVKPELTDTTAAFILTGILLMTAHILGELWSAFAKSHNIDFELHRLVFLILLTMFLNIANVVPDRLKAGAKRMQTFFSKHTIWILMAAVGFTTDVKEIIAAAAPSNILIALAIVLGAVGLIMLVARKMKFYPIEAAITAGLCMANRGGAGDVAVLGAADRMDLISFAQISSRIGGAMMLVFGSVLFSIFAS, encoded by the coding sequence ATGGCGAAAAAAAATTTTAAAGAATTATTTGATCCGAAAGAATCAAAATGGGGTGGAATAAGCTTACCTATGTTCTTAGCAGCATTGGTAGTTGTTGCTATAGTTGTGTATGTACCTTTTGGATTAGATAAAGAAGGAAACCCAGGAAGTTTTTTAAGACCTAATTTTTTAATTATGTTTTCAGCTTTAGCTGTATTTGGTCTTTTATTTGGAGAAATTGGAGATAGAATTCCTATTTGGGATGAGTATGTAGGTGGAGGAACTATCTTAGTTTTCTTTATGGCTGCTATATTTGGAACTTATCATTTAGTTCCTGAAAAATTTATGGAAGCTGTCGATGTCTTTTATAATAAACAGCCTGTTAATTTCTTAGAAATGTTTATACCTGCTTTGATAGTTGGATCAGTTTTGACAGTTGATAGAAAGACTCTTATTAAGTCAATAAGTGGATATATACCTCTAATTATAGTTGGTGTATTTGGAGCTTCTGTTTGCGGTATAGCTGTAGGATTTATCTTTGGAAAAACTCCTCAAGATGTAATGATGAATTATGTTTTACCTATAATGGGTGGAGGAACTGGAGCAGGGGCTATACCTATGTCTGAAATTTGGTCAGCAAAAACAGGTAGACCTGCAGGAGAATGGTTTGGATTTGCTATTTCTATTTTAAGTATAGCTAACATTTTTGCAATAATATGTGGAGCTTTACTTAAAAAAGTAGGAGAAGCTAAACCTAGTTTAACTGGTAATGGAGAATTAATTATAGATAATTCAAAAGAAGCTATAAGAGATAAAGAAGTTGAAGTAAAGCCTGAACTTACAGATACAACTGCTGCATTTATTTTAACAGGTATACTATTGATGACAGCTCATATTTTAGGAGAACTTTGGTCGGCATTTGCAAAAAGTCATAATATAGATTTTGAATTACATCGTTTAGTATTTTTAATTCTTTTAACTATGTTCTTAAATATTGCTAATGTAGTTCCTGATAGACTAAAAGCTGGAGCAAAAAGAATGCAAACTTTCTTCTCTAAGCATACAATTTGGATACTAATGGCTGCTGTTGGATTCACAACAGACGTAAAAGAAATTATAGCTGCGGCTGCACCATCTAATATATTAATAGCTCTTGCAATAGTTTTAGGAGCTGTTGGACTTATTATGTTAGTTGCTAGAAAAATGAAATTCTATCCAATTGAAGCTGCTATCACTGCTGGACTTTGTATGGCAAACAGAGGTGGAGCAGGAGACGTTGCAGTTCTAGGAGCTGCTGATAGAATGGATCTTATATCATTTGCTCAAATATCTTCTCGTATAGGTGGAGCTATGATGCTAGTATTTGGTTCTGTACTATTTAGTATCTTTGCATCATAA
- a CDS encoding oxaloacetate decarboxylase subunit alpha, whose protein sequence is MNKIKIMETCLRDGHQSLMATRMTTAEMLPIIEKLDSVGYHSLEMWGGATFDAALRFLNEDPWERLREIKKRAKNTKLQMLLRGQNLLGYRNYPDDIVEKFVQKSIENGIDIVRIFDALNDVRNLKTACEATKKYGGHAQLAMSYTISPVHTIEYYKNLALEMQEIGADSIAIKDMSGILLPEVAYELVSALKSVLRVPVEVHTHATAGLASMTYLRAIEAGADIVDTAISPLSGGTSQPATESLVRTLQGTERETGFNLDLLKEIAEYFKPIRAKYLQEGILNPQALMTEPSIVEYQLPGGMLSNFLSQLKMQKAEHKYEDVLREIPRVRADLGYPPLVTPLSQMVGTQAIFNILTGQRYKLIPNEIKNYVRGLYGKSPVPISDEIKNTIIGAEEVFTGRPADKLAPEYDKLKEESREFARSVEDVLSYALFPQVAKDFLIKKYENE, encoded by the coding sequence ATGAACAAGATTAAAATTATGGAAACATGCCTAAGAGATGGACATCAATCACTTATGGCAACACGTATGACAACAGCTGAAATGTTACCAATAATCGAAAAATTAGACAGTGTTGGTTACCATTCATTAGAAATGTGGGGAGGAGCAACATTTGATGCTGCCCTAAGATTTTTAAATGAAGATCCTTGGGAAAGATTAAGAGAGATCAAAAAGAGAGCCAAAAACACTAAACTTCAAATGTTATTAAGAGGTCAAAATCTTTTAGGTTACCGTAATTATCCTGATGACATTGTTGAAAAATTTGTACAAAAATCTATAGAAAATGGTATTGACATAGTTCGTATATTTGATGCTTTAAATGATGTACGTAACTTAAAGACAGCTTGTGAAGCTACAAAAAAATATGGTGGACATGCACAACTTGCTATGAGTTATACTATAAGTCCTGTTCATACTATAGAATATTATAAAAATCTAGCTTTAGAAATGCAAGAAATAGGTGCAGACTCTATCGCTATAAAAGATATGTCTGGAATCTTATTACCAGAAGTTGCTTATGAATTAGTTTCAGCTTTAAAATCTGTTTTAAGAGTTCCTGTTGAAGTTCATACTCATGCAACAGCTGGACTTGCAAGCATGACTTACCTTAGAGCTATTGAAGCTGGAGCAGATATAGTAGACACTGCTATATCTCCACTATCAGGAGGAACTTCTCAACCAGCTACAGAAAGTCTTGTTAGAACTTTACAAGGAACTGAAAGAGAAACAGGATTTAATTTAGATTTATTAAAAGAAATAGCAGAATATTTCAAACCTATAAGAGCTAAATATTTACAAGAAGGAATTTTAAATCCTCAAGCTCTTATGACTGAACCAAGCATAGTTGAGTATCAATTACCAGGAGGAATGTTATCTAACTTCCTATCTCAACTAAAAATGCAAAAAGCAGAACATAAATATGAAGACGTTTTAAGAGAAATCCCAAGAGTAAGAGCAGATTTAGGATATCCACCTCTAGTTACTCCTTTAAGCCAAATGGTTGGAACTCAAGCTATATTCAACATCTTAACTGGCCAAAGATATAAATTAATACCTAATGAAATAAAGAACTATGTAAGAGGGCTTTATGGTAAGAGTCCAGTGCCTATATCAGATGAAATAAAGAATACTATTATAGGAGCAGAAGAAGTATTTACAGGAAGACCAGCTGATAAGTTAGCACCTGAATACGATAAGTTAAAAGAAGAAAGTAGAGAATTTGCAAGAAGTGTAGAAGATGTATTATCTTATGCTCTTTTCCCTCAAGTTGCAAAGGATTTCTTAATAAAAAAATATGAAAATGAATAA
- a CDS encoding AAA family ATPase, with the protein MKRLAIGLSDFKHLIEEDFYYFDKTAFIEDVIKDGSQVKLFTRPRRFGKTLNMSMLKYFFDIENREENRKLFKNLYIEKTEAFKEQGQYPVIFLSLKDLKASTWEEMERKIIVMLSDLFSEYEYLLDELKGTNYENFKEIAYKKTVLYDLGGALKLLTKILYKKYNKKVVVLIDEYDSPLVSAYINGYYEKAKDFFKTFYSTVLKDNVYLQMGVLTGIIRVIKAGIFSDLNNLRTYTILSEMYTDSYGLTEEEVVKSLKDYGIEQEISNVKDWYDGYKFGDSEVYNPWSILNFLDFKELRAYWVDTSGNDLIKDVLKIVTKNTIEALERLFNGEGLKQNISGTSDLSKLLSEEELWELMLFSGYLTVEEKIDHKNYVLRLPNKEVKELFKDTFLEKYFGRGSKLLYLMEALTENRIDEYEERLQEILLTSVSYNDTKKGNEAFYHGLIMGMGLYLEGDYITKSNIESGLGRYDFVIEPKNKTKRAYIMEFKSTDNIEKLEEVSKEALEQIEDKKYDVSLKQNGIKDITYMGIAFCRKEIKIKYK; encoded by the coding sequence ATGAAAAGGTTAGCAATAGGCTTAAGTGATTTTAAACATTTAATAGAAGAAGATTTTTATTATTTTGATAAAACAGCCTTTATAGAAGATGTTATTAAAGATGGCTCACAAGTAAAATTATTTACAAGACCTAGAAGATTTGGAAAAACTTTAAATATGTCTATGTTAAAATATTTTTTTGATATAGAAAATAGAGAAGAAAATAGAAAATTATTTAAAAATTTATACATAGAAAAAACTGAAGCCTTTAAAGAACAAGGACAGTACCCAGTTATATTTTTATCATTAAAAGATTTAAAAGCTTCAACTTGGGAAGAAATGGAAAGAAAAATAATTGTTATGCTTTCTGATTTATTCTCTGAATATGAATATTTACTAGATGAACTAAAAGGAACTAATTATGAAAATTTTAAAGAAATTGCCTATAAAAAAACAGTTTTATATGACTTAGGAGGAGCTTTAAAGTTATTAACAAAAATATTATATAAAAAATATAATAAAAAAGTAGTAGTATTGATAGATGAATATGACAGTCCTTTGGTATCAGCCTATATAAATGGATATTATGAAAAAGCAAAAGATTTTTTTAAAACTTTTTATAGTACAGTGTTAAAAGATAATGTATATCTACAAATGGGAGTTCTAACTGGAATAATAAGAGTAATAAAAGCTGGAATATTCTCAGATTTAAATAATTTAAGAACCTATACTATATTAAGTGAAATGTATACAGATAGTTATGGATTAACAGAAGAAGAAGTTGTGAAAAGTCTTAAAGATTATGGAATAGAACAAGAAATATCAAATGTAAAAGATTGGTATGATGGATATAAATTTGGAGATAGTGAAGTATATAATCCTTGGAGCATACTAAACTTTTTAGATTTTAAAGAGTTGAGAGCTTATTGGGTGGATACTTCTGGAAATGATTTAATAAAAGATGTATTAAAAATAGTAACAAAAAATACAATAGAAGCACTTGAAAGATTATTTAATGGAGAAGGATTAAAACAAAATATATCAGGTACATCAGATTTATCAAAATTACTAAGTGAAGAAGAATTATGGGAATTGATGTTATTCAGTGGCTATTTAACAGTAGAAGAAAAAATAGATCATAAGAATTATGTTTTAAGATTGCCAAATAAGGAAGTCAAAGAACTTTTTAAAGATACTTTTTTAGAAAAATACTTTGGTAGAGGAAGTAAATTACTGTACTTAATGGAAGCCTTAACAGAAAATAGAATAGATGAATATGAAGAAAGATTACAAGAGATATTACTGACATCGGTTAGCTACAATGACACTAAGAAAGGAAATGAAGCCTTTTATCATGGATTAATTATGGGTATGGGATTATATTTGGAAGGAGATTATATTACAAAATCAAATATAGAAAGTGGCTTAGGAAGATATGACTTTGTAATAGAACCAAAGAATAAAACTAAAAGAGCCTATATAATGGAATTTAAATCAACAGATAATATAGAAAAGTTAGAAGAAGTATCAAAAGAAGCTTTGGAACAAATAGAAGATAAAAAATATGATGTATCACTAAAACAAAATGGTATAAAAGATATAACATATATGGGTATAGCATTTTGTAGAAAAGAAATAAAAATAAAATATAAATAA
- the ybaK gene encoding Cys-tRNA(Pro) deacylase gives MKKTNAIRELETHKIEHIVREYEVDEDHLDALSVAIKTNEDITRIFKTLVLLNEKKEMIVACIPGLEKLDLKKLAKISGSKKVEMLPMKDLFSMTGYLRGGCSPIAIKKRHTAFIHNSATDNETILISGGLRGLQIEISPQKLIDYLNLIVADIIE, from the coding sequence ATGAAAAAAACAAATGCAATAAGAGAATTAGAAACACACAAAATAGAACACATTGTTAGAGAATATGAAGTTGACGAAGATCATTTAGATGCTTTGTCAGTAGCAATAAAAACTAATGAGGACATCACAAGAATATTTAAAACTTTGGTTCTATTAAACGAAAAGAAAGAAATGATTGTAGCTTGTATTCCAGGTTTAGAAAAATTAGATTTAAAAAAATTAGCAAAAATTTCAGGAAGTAAAAAAGTTGAAATGTTACCAATGAAAGATTTATTTTCTATGACTGGTTATTTAAGAGGAGGTTGCTCTCCTATAGCTATTAAAAAAAGACATACTGCCTTTATTCACAATTCAGCTACTGACAATGAAACTATTTTAATAAGCGGAGGTTTGAGAGGTTTACAAATAGAAATCTCTCCACAAAAATTAATTGACTATTTAAATTTAATAGTTGCTGACATTATTGAATAG
- the citD gene encoding citrate lyase acyl carrier protein translates to MVLKTVGIAGTLESSDAMITVEPANEGGIVIDVSSSVKRQFGRQITETVLNTIKELGVENASVKVVDKGALNYALIARTKAAVYRAAESKEYKF, encoded by the coding sequence ATGGTTTTAAAAACTGTTGGTATTGCTGGAACATTAGAATCAAGTGATGCTATGATAACTGTTGAACCTGCCAACGAAGGTGGGATTGTTATTGATGTTTCAAGCTCAGTAAAAAGACAATTTGGTAGACAAATTACAGAAACTGTGCTTAACACTATAAAGGAATTAGGAGTTGAAAATGCTTCTGTTAAAGTTGTGGATAAGGGTGCATTAAATTATGCTCTTATAGCAAGAACTAAGGCTGCAGTATACAGAGCTGCTGAATCTAAAGAATATAAATTTTAG